A stretch of DNA from Sulfuricurvum sp.:
CGGTTGATGATTCATGCATACCATCCGCTCCTGTCCAGGAGACAGAGGAGTCGCCATGATTCTCTGGGACCACGAAGGCAAACCCGTTGTCTGTGATCATAAGGATCTCACCCCTGGGGTGCTGACCATGATCTCCGGGATAAGCGACCACTTCGATCGTGGGACTTGCCCTTTTTGTAACAGAAGCTATACCCAGGAATTGTCATGCCATCACCTACGCAATATCCTGGTTGTCGAAGGAGACGCCTATTGGCACCGCACCTTCATCAACACATCTGGCACTCGGTTCCTGTCAGTCAGCAATGATGACGGACTCGATGGTCCTGCGGTTCAACATTGTGAAGCCTGCACCTCGCCCCGGCAGAAGGACGGCATGATTCATGTGAGATTCACCGAGGAAGACGATCCGCGCATTCGGGTTGTATCCTATTGCTCCGATGACTGCGCTATGATGCACTGGCGAAGGGAATTGACAGACCTTCGGAAGCGGGAAGCCGTTCAAAGCTGGGTTCAGAACGCAGCGTTGACCTCCTGAACTGTTATGTTCAGAGCCATTCATTACCCTTGTAATGCGGCTTGACTTTATACTGACCGTCACCAACAGAAAGGAAGTATTTTTTGTAGGTGACGCTGTGGCTGTCACTGGCACCATTTGCAAGCGTGACGTTGACATGATTCTCACTTGGCTCAGGCTTCCAGTTTTTTGCTTTGATCAACTTTCTGACATCTTTTATTGAGAACGGCTCAAGGATCATCCCTGCATTGACCGCCGCCACAATTTCTCGATTTAACCCTCTTCCATATTTAGGCATTGGGCACTCCTATACCCCACACCGATTGCAGCATCTCTCTGAAAAGATGATCCAAGGCATCATAGTCAGCAACCGGAGTCGGCCTTTTGCCAGACAGTAGGCTGTAATGATCCAACATCTGCTCAATGAATTCGTTTAGCACCGGAATCTTTGGAGCTGTATCCAGTTCGTTACCAGACATCTTTTGTTGTAATAGGTCATCAATGGCCGCACTCAAAGTGACGGACGGACGTGCATCGCGTACAAGTTTGCTGAACTCGGTGGGCGGCATTGTCCCGTGCTTTTCAATCCAGAGGCAGGCAAGTATTGGTCGCAACACATAGAGATATTTTTTCAGCCTGACTACTTCCCCCTTTAGATACTCCCGATAGTTGCCCCGGGCCATGTGCAGGTAGTGGTACATGCTGCGTTGCGGTTGAAAGGAAGTGGTCAACATTTCACGCAACCTATTGGCAAGGTCGAAAGCATCCTTGTAGATGATCGGAGAACCGAGCCACTCCAGGAGCGGCGGATTAGACTTACTGAAAAGGCCCAGCGCTTTTTTCAGATCCCACCCACTGATGTCGAGATCGTTGGAAATCGGGCATTCAATCACATCTCGCCGATCACGAATCGAGAGATACCAGTCCGGTTTGTGAATATAGATGAACCTGACATCGTAGTCGCTGTTGCGGGAGGCAAAACCCCAGGCACGACTACCAGACTCTACGGCGTAGAGAATGCGAACATCTTGTACTGTTTCAATATTCGAGAGTTGTTCGGATATATTCATGTTGCCTTATCACTTCACTGACGTATAGCTGCGTGGATTTCATCCAGATTGATTGCTACTATTTGCTGCTCTTCACCAGCACGCTCGCTGTCGTTACGGTCGATCCCAAGTTTTTTCGACAAATAGAAAATAAGGGCTATCCTGCACTTAAATTTCAATTTGAAATCAGTCATTCTATAATCCATAGCGACGATACTTTTTTGCGCTTCGCTCAACTTTGGATTAGGACCGATTTCAACATTGACATAGTTAAACCATTTGAAGTCGCTATTAACGTCAATGTCTGACTCAGACCCCATTACTGCAGAAGCTATCCTTCCAAGTACGAAGTCTTTGAAAGAATAACTTTCATGGCAATACGCTCGTACATGCCACCTCGACCCATCTGTTCCAAAGGCATGTGGAGAAATCAATCGAGTATTTCCTGGTTGTGGATTGTTAAATGACCGATAATCTACCGAGACAACCTGCTTATTCTTGATGGACTGAACCAATGTCCTTAGAACATCAAGATCGATAGCACGAGTAGGATTTGGAACAGCTGCAACATAATCCGATCCACAAGTGGCAATGCTATCTGTCGGCGAACACAAGATAGTTGAAAAATATGCATCAGCTGATAGTCCAATGAATATTGGCGAGAATGTTTCGGTTGGCACATAGTATTTCGCACTTGAATTGTATGAGATATTATTGGGTGCCATCTCCTGATATTTAGTGAAATCAACCGAAGCCTGGGGGATTGATATTCCAAATTTTGCAGTTAGGTCTCCTCGATTGACCCTTCCTTCCCAATACAGCTTGAATTCAAGATATTGCAGCCGTTTTCGCGTACTCCAAGGAATCGTAACCGATTGATCATCCATCGAATTCTCCCATTTTCTTGATGCGTATAAAAACTATATTGACATAGTAACTATCCGTATATATATTATACGTACAGTTTTTATAACCTTCATGATAGAAAACTTCAAGAAAAAAAGGAGATTGAAATGTCAAAGGTAAAATCTGGGGTAACAGGGCCAAAGGCGGCATCAAGTGCAGCAAAAACGTTAAAAAGTGGCAATACTGCTCCGAAATCAAAAACTGCGGCAGGTAGCACACTTTCACAGACAAACGCACCTAAAAAGGTGACATCGGAAGCAGCGGCGTCGGCGGCATCAAGTGTACTACGTGACGGGCGAACAAG
This window harbors:
- a CDS encoding WYL domain-containing protein, with translation MDDQSVTIPWSTRKRLQYLEFKLYWEGRVNRGDLTAKFGISIPQASVDFTKYQEMAPNNISYNSSAKYYVPTETFSPIFIGLSADAYFSTILCSPTDSIATCGSDYVAAVPNPTRAIDLDVLRTLVQSIKNKQVVSVDYRSFNNPQPGNTRLISPHAFGTDGSRWHVRAYCHESYSFKDFVLGRIASAVMGSESDIDVNSDFKWFNYVNVEIGPNPKLSEAQKSIVAMDYRMTDFKLKFKCRIALIFYLSKKLGIDRNDSERAGEEQQIVAINLDEIHAAIRQ
- a CDS encoding nucleotidyltransferase domain-containing protein — encoded protein: MNISEQLSNIETVQDVRILYAVESGSRAWGFASRNSDYDVRFIYIHKPDWYLSIRDRRDVIECPISNDLDISGWDLKKALGLFSKSNPPLLEWLGSPIIYKDAFDLANRLREMLTTSFQPQRSMYHYLHMARGNYREYLKGEVVRLKKYLYVLRPILACLWIEKHGTMPPTEFSKLVRDARPSVTLSAAIDDLLQQKMSGNELDTAPKIPVLNEFIEQMLDHYSLLSGKRPTPVADYDALDHLFREMLQSVWGIGVPNA